The DNA region GAAATTGACGTACATCCTTCGACAGACCAGCCCGACCGCGACGCCCAGCGGCTGATCGAGTCCGCCTCGGCGACCGGCTTTACCGTGCCGGCGGCAGCCACCGCGCGCGGCTACTTGCTGGAGTCGGCGGCGCTGTCTCGGGAAGACGTGCAGCGCATCGCCACGGCCCTGGTCGTGGACGGCGTCGTGGAGCGCGGCGTAGCGGCCGCGGTAGGCGACCCGGCCCTGGCCGCCGCGCCGCCGTCCCGCTTTGCCGACGATGGTTCGGTGCGGCTGATCACGGTGCTGCTCAAGCCGGGGGTGATGGACCCGGTCTCGCAGAGCGCCGAGCAGGCCATCGCCGAGCTGGGGTACCCCGGGGTAGCCGTCCACACGCTGCGCAAGGTGTGGGTCGACGGGCTCGACCGCGACCGGGCGGTCCGGCTCGCCCAGACGCAGCTCGCCAACGACGCCATCGAGCGGTTTCAGCTCGAGCCGCTCTCGGCCGACCACTTCACCGCCAGCAGCGGGTACGACTTCAAGCTGCTGCGCGTTGAGCTGGCGGGGCTGGACGACGCGGGGCTGATGCGGCTCAGCCGCGAGGGGCAGCTCTACCTGCAGCTCGCGGAGATGCAGACCATCCAGGCCTATTTCAACGAACTCGGCAGGTCGCCCACGGACGTAGAGCTGGAGACGATCGCCCAGACCTGGAGCGAGCACTGCAGCCACAAGACCCTGGCGGGCCGGATCGCCTACCGCGACGGCCAGCGCGAGGTGCGGTTCGAGAACATGCTGAAGGAGACGATCTTCGCCGCCACCAACGAGCTGCGCCGCCAGTGGGGCGACTCGGACTGGTGCGTCAGCGTCTTCAAGGACAACGCCGGCATCGTGCGCTTTGACGAACACGACAACCTGTGCTTCAAGGTCGAGACCCACAACCACCCCTCCGCGCTCGAGCCGTACGGCGGCGCCAACACCGGCATGGGGGGCGTGCTGCGTGACACCATGGGCACCGGCCTGGGCGCCAAACCGATCTGCAGCACCGACGTCTTCTGCTTCGCCCCCCCCGAGACCCCAGCAGACAGCCTGCCGGCCGGCGTGCTGCACCCCCGCCGCGTGATGCACGGCGTCGTCGAGGGGGTGCGCGACTACGGCAACCGGATGGGGATCCCCACGGTAAACGGCGCGGTCTGCTTCGACCCACGCTACCTGGGCAACCCGCTGGTCTTCTGCGGCAACGTGGGGCTGATCCCGCACGCGATGTCGTTCAAGCAGCCCCAGCCGGGCGACCTGATCGTGGCGATGGGGGGCCGCACCGGACGCGACGGCATCCACGGCGCCACGTTCTCCAGCGCGGAGCTGACCAGCGAGAGCGAGTCGCTCAGCGGCGGCGCCGTGCAGATCGGCAACGCGATCGAGCAGAAGAAGGTGCTGGACGCCCTGCTGACGGCCCGCGACCGCGGGCTGTTCACCGCCGTGACCGACTGCGGCGCCGGCGGGTTCTCCAGCGCCGTGGGAGAGATGGGCGAAGAGATCGGCGCCGAGGTGTGGCTCGACAAGGCGCCGCTGAAGTACCAGGGGCTCAGCTACACCGAGATCTGGATCTCCGAGGCGCAGGAGCGGATGGTGCTGTCGGTCCCCGAGCAGCACTGGGCCGAGCTGCAGCAGGTGTGCGCCGACGAGTGTGTCGAGGCGACCATCCTCGGCCGCTTCGAGCCCACCGGAAGGCTCCGCCTGCTGTACCACGGCAATCAGGTGGCCGACCTGCCGATGGACCTGCTGCACAACGGCCGGCCCCCGGTGGTCCGTGAGGCGGTCTACACACCGCCAACGCCCGCCCCGCTGGTGGCGCCCGCGCGTGACGACTACACGGCCGACCTGCTGGCGATCCTCGGCTCGCTGAACGTCGCCAGCAAGGAGTGGATCATCCGGCAGTACGACCACGAGGTTCAGGGGGGGAGCGTCGTGAAGCCGTTGGTGGGCGTCGGCCAGCGCGGCCCGGGCGACGCCGCGGTGGTCCGCCCGAAGCTCGATTCCCGCCGCGGCCTGGTCGTGGGGTGCGGCATCAACCCGCGGTACGGCGACCTCGATCCGGGCGCGATGGCCGCCAGCGCCATCGACGAGGCGGTGCGCAACTGTGTGGCGGTGGGCGCCGATCCGGCGCGGATCGCCGTGCTCGACAACTTTTGCTGGGGCGACTGCGAGAAGCCCGAGACGCTGGGCGCCCTGGTGCGGGCGGCGATCGCCTGCCACGACACGGCGCTGGGGCTCCAGACCCCGTTCATCAGCGGCAAGGACAGCCTAAACAACGAGTTCAGCCACCTGGACGCCGACGGCCAGCGGCAGACGATCGCTATCCCCCCTACCCTGCTCGTCAGCGCGATGGGGCAGGTGGACGACGTTGCTAGTTGTGTGACGATGGACCTCAAGCAGGCCGGCTCGGCGCTCTACCTCGTCGGCCATACGCTCGACGAGCTCGGGGGCTCGCACTTCGCCCTGGTCGGCGGCCTGACCGGCGGCGTGGCCCCGGGCCTCAACGCAGAACGGGCGCGCGGGCTCTACACGGCGCTGCACGGCGCCATCGGCCAGGGGCTCGTCCGCGCTTGCCACGACCTCAGCGAGGGGGGCCTGGCCGTGGCCGCGGCAGAGATGGCGTTCGCCGGCGGGCTGGGGGCGACTCTCGATATCGACGCGATGGGTGAGTCTGCTTCGCTGGCAGCGCCCGTGCGGATGTTCAGCGAGTCGAACGCCCGGCTGCTGTGCGAGGTGAACACGGCGGACACCGACCGGTTTGAGGCGGCGCTCGCCGGCTTTGCGTGCACACGCATCGGCGAGGTGACCCAGCCCGATGAGCTGGTCATCCGGTCCGGAGACCAGGTGCTGGTCCGCAGCGGCATCGAGCGGCTGCGCGAAGCCTGGGCGGCGCCGCTCCGCTGGTAGGCCGGCGGCAAGTTGTACTTACTACGTCTGATTTCTCGAACACGAACGTCTGATGCCCACTCCCCGCGCCTTAGTGCTCCGAGCGCCCGGCACGAACTGCGACGCCGAAACCGCGCACGCCTTCCGGCTGGCGGGCGCCGAGGCCCAGTCGATCCACATCCAACGCCTGCTGGCGGAACCCGCGTTGCTGGACGCCTGCCAGGTGCTGTGCATCGCCGGCGGCTTCAGCTACGGCGACGACTTGGCCGCCGGCCGGGTGCTGGGCGGGCAGGTGCGGCTGCGGTTGGCGGACGCCCTGCGGCGGTTCCGCGACGCGGGGAAGCTGATCCTCGGCATCTGCAACGGCTTCCAAGTGCTGGCCAGCACCGACCTGCTGGACCTCGAAGACGCCCACGGCCCGCTGGCCACGCTCACCCGCAACGACTCGGGCCGCTACGAGGCCCGCTGGGTGCACCTGCGAACCGCTCCCAGCAACTGCGTCTTCCTGGCGGGGATCGATCGGATCGAGCTCCCGGTGGCCCACGCCGAAGGGAAGTTTGTCGCCCGCGACGCACAGACGCTCGCCTCGCTCGAGCAAGGCGGGAGGCTTCCGCTCCGCTACGCGGCGGCCGACGGCGGCGAGCCTTGCTACCCGGCCAACCCCAACGGATCGCCGGCGCACGTCGCCGGGGCGTGCGACGCCAGCGGGAGGGTGTTCGGCCTGATGCCCCACCCCGAGCGGTTTGTCGACCCGACCCAGCACCCCGAATGGACCCGCACCCGCAGCGACGCGGCGGGCGCCGGGCTGGCGCTGTTCCAGAACGCGGTGCGTTACTTCGGGTAGATGCCCGCGGCGGGGCGACGCGCCTGACCCGCGGCGTCGGGCCGCCGGTCGTCCGAGGCGGTTTCTACGGGCCGCGCCATGACCCGGCGGACCATCACCGCGTCGATCCCTGCTGCCCCGGCGCCGTCGAGCTCGAACCGCAGCACCATCGGCTCTGCCGTAGCGATCCTCAGCAAACGGAACGGGCGCCAAGCGATGGTGTCGCGGACCGTGATGCCGAGCTCGTCCCCGCCGAGCGAGTCGCTGATGCGGAGCACGCCCCCTTCGGCGTCGAAGCGGACCATCCCCAACACCTCCAGCGTCTCTCCGGGGTTGGCGTGGACCTCGGGGGAGCCGATCCACGCGGCGCCCTCGCCGTCCGACGCGTCCGCAGATAGTCGCAGGTAGCCCGACCCCTGCGGCGCCGACGCGGCCGCGATCGCTGCCTCGGCGCCGTCCGGACGCGCCGTTTCGTGCCGCCAGCCGCTGGCGCGGCACGCCTCGAGGCTCTCGAAGTCGCCCCCGGCCAGCAGGTTGGGCCCGCGGGGCAGCGCCCCTAGCGGCCCCAGCAGACGCACGTTGTCTGCCAGCGTCTCTGCGCTGCCGGCCAGCGGCGAGCTGATCAGCAGACCCGTGGGCCCCTGGCTCTGACCCAGGACGACGGCCGCGCCGGCCCTGGCCCGCGAAGCGGCGGTGAACGCGGCGGGCCAGTTGCGCACGGCGAGGGCGGCCTTGGCGGCGCCGATCTCTTGGCGGATGGGGGTCAGCACGTCCGCGGCGCCCGTCGGCGAGGGGAGTTCCTTCTGCAGCGCCTCGACCCGGAGCAGGTCGGAGGTCGCCAGCCGGGTGGTGATCTGTGCGTTGTCGCCGGCCCGCTGGCGCACGGCGGCCGCAAGCTGGTCGAGGACGCGTGGGTCTTCGCACGCAACCAACGCGTCGATCGGCCGGTCGGAGTCGATCTGCACCCCCCCCGGGACGCGTCTGGCGTACAGCGATTGGAGCGAGGCGGCGTCGAGGCGGCTGAACCGCATGGTCTCGTCGAGCCCCGCGGAGGTCGGGACGAGCGGGGCGATCGGCGG from Pirellulimonas nuda includes:
- the purQ gene encoding phosphoribosylformylglycinamidine synthase I is translated as MPTPRALVLRAPGTNCDAETAHAFRLAGAEAQSIHIQRLLAEPALLDACQVLCIAGGFSYGDDLAAGRVLGGQVRLRLADALRRFRDAGKLILGICNGFQVLASTDLLDLEDAHGPLATLTRNDSGRYEARWVHLRTAPSNCVFLAGIDRIELPVAHAEGKFVARDAQTLASLEQGGRLPLRYAAADGGEPCYPANPNGSPAHVAGACDASGRVFGLMPHPERFVDPTQHPEWTRTRSDAAGAGLALFQNAVRYFG
- the purL gene encoding phosphoribosylformylglycinamidine synthase subunit PurL gives rise to the protein MLWEIDVHPSTDQPDRDAQRLIESASATGFTVPAAATARGYLLESAALSREDVQRIATALVVDGVVERGVAAAVGDPALAAAPPSRFADDGSVRLITVLLKPGVMDPVSQSAEQAIAELGYPGVAVHTLRKVWVDGLDRDRAVRLAQTQLANDAIERFQLEPLSADHFTASSGYDFKLLRVELAGLDDAGLMRLSREGQLYLQLAEMQTIQAYFNELGRSPTDVELETIAQTWSEHCSHKTLAGRIAYRDGQREVRFENMLKETIFAATNELRRQWGDSDWCVSVFKDNAGIVRFDEHDNLCFKVETHNHPSALEPYGGANTGMGGVLRDTMGTGLGAKPICSTDVFCFAPPETPADSLPAGVLHPRRVMHGVVEGVRDYGNRMGIPTVNGAVCFDPRYLGNPLVFCGNVGLIPHAMSFKQPQPGDLIVAMGGRTGRDGIHGATFSSAELTSESESLSGGAVQIGNAIEQKKVLDALLTARDRGLFTAVTDCGAGGFSSAVGEMGEEIGAEVWLDKAPLKYQGLSYTEIWISEAQERMVLSVPEQHWAELQQVCADECVEATILGRFEPTGRLRLLYHGNQVADLPMDLLHNGRPPVVREAVYTPPTPAPLVAPARDDYTADLLAILGSLNVASKEWIIRQYDHEVQGGSVVKPLVGVGQRGPGDAAVVRPKLDSRRGLVVGCGINPRYGDLDPGAMAASAIDEAVRNCVAVGADPARIAVLDNFCWGDCEKPETLGALVRAAIACHDTALGLQTPFISGKDSLNNEFSHLDADGQRQTIAIPPTLLVSAMGQVDDVASCVTMDLKQAGSALYLVGHTLDELGGSHFALVGGLTGGVAPGLNAERARGLYTALHGAIGQGLVRACHDLSEGGLAVAAAEMAFAGGLGATLDIDAMGESASLAAPVRMFSESNARLLCEVNTADTDRFEAALAGFACTRIGEVTQPDELVIRSGDQVLVRSGIERLREAWAAPLRW